DNA sequence from the Phocoena sinus isolate mPhoSin1 chromosome 9, mPhoSin1.pri, whole genome shotgun sequence genome:
ATGTacacagaccaaaaaaaacctttgacaaaattcagtgtCAAATCATGACAAAATTTCAGCTaactagaaataaaagggaacttcttCAGTGTGATGAGTCCTCTTTGAAAAACCTATAGCTAAgaacatacttaatggtgaaataccCTGATACTGAGAACAAGGCAAGGAAGGATAGCTGTTTTCACAAATGATGATTAATCCCTGTTCTTTGGTTTTCTTGATCTTCTCTTTCACATATGTGCAGTTACAGACTCTTCTGTTCTCTTGGGTTTCTGATCAATCTGATttcatttgatttatatttcctataaattccTCCTGTCCCAGCTTGCGGATTGCACCCTTCTTGAAATATAGTGAATCTAGTGCTATCatgattttattgtctttttttttttttttttttggtacgcgggcctctcactgttgtggcctctcctgttaaggagcacaggctccggacgcacaggctcagcggccatggctcacgggcccagccgctctgcggcatgtgggatcctcccggaccggggcacgaacccgtgtcccctgcaatggcaagcggactctcaaccactgtgccaccagggaagccctattgtcttttttttttttttttttttttttttttttttttttttttttatgcgttacgcgggcctctcactgttgtggcctctcccgttgcggaggacaggctccggacgcgcaggctcagcggccatggctcacgggcccagccgctccgcggcatgtgggatcttcccagaccggggcacgaacccgtgtcccctgcatcggcaggcggactctcaaccactgcgccaccagggaagccccctattgtcttttaaaataacttttgtttcatttcagaccagagagggaaaagaaaagtaaaaatccaattcaagttttttttgttgtttttttttttggtggtaagcgggcctctcactgttgtggcctctcccgctgcagagcacaggctccggacgcgcaggctcagcagccatggctcacgggcccagccgctccacggcatgtgcgttcttcccggaccgggtcacgaacccgtgtcccctgcattggcaggcggactctcaaccactgcgccaccagggaagccccagttcaagtttttttatgaaacatttatCTCCCCCTGCATATAAGCCATGGCTGTCAGAAATAACAGGTCTCTGACGATGCTTCCGACTCAGCAGGGAGCATCTAGGGTCCTGCTAGTGACGCAGTGTCTGGGTCTCAACTTTGCACATTCAGTATTGCTCATCTTGTCGTAACAGGCTAATGTACAAACCTTGATACCAATGTAAATCACCTCTTCACTGACTACACTTCTAAAACAATTAATTGCATGAAATTTATGAACAGAACTCGTGATAAGAACTAaaacacaaagcaccgagctaatctccccgtgctatgctgctgcttcccaccagccaactattttacattcagtagtatatatatgtcgatgctactctcacttcaccccagcttccccgaCCCACTCCaagccctcaagtccattctctacatctgtgtcattattcctgtcctgcccctaggtttttcataacctttttttttcttttagattccatatatatgcattagcatacggtatttgtttttctctttctgacttacttcagtctgtatgacagactctaggtccatccacctcactacaaataactcagtttcgtttctttttatggctaatattacattgtatatatgtgccacaccttcaataaagatctatttaaaaaaaagaactaaaacctTTTCTATTTAATCTTGTATGCATAaagtacttaaattttaaaacgaATGTTTTTTGCTTTAGAATCAGCAAATTAAAGATATACTAAGATGTTGCTAGAGAAATataaatgtcacaaaaaaatagaagattttgGTTTTCCTGGCCAGTGACTTCTTTCTTTAGGCAGATGATCCTGGGAAGTAGTATTATTATCACAAGGTTGTTTGGTAAATTTGGAATCAGGGCACGAACAGCTAGTTGAATTTTAATGGCTAGTGCTTCAAGGAGGTGGAGAGTCATCTTGTAGGGTGATACCTTTATCTTCAGGAAAGGTTTGTACCTGCTAAGAGGACTATAGTTTCCCCATCAGTTAATTACGGCTCTGCCAACCACAGAGAGTACAACACAAATACTGTAAATATGCCACCTACCTGACCCCCATTTTTCAGTGTTTCCTTACAACTGCCTCTGACCATACGGTTGCCAGAGATTTACCTAACGAGAGTGACTTAACCAGCTCTGGGACCTCAAGCTTAGAGATCACTCTACCTCTTACCCCCTCATAATCCCACTACCTGGGGCTGCTTCCCCCATTTTGGGGGTTATAGGGGTCCTGAGAGTCTTATAGGAGTTGGTTACCCTTAGAGAGGAACAGGTGGTGATGAGAAAAACCTTATAGCATGGATGTGTATCACTCCTGTTGGGCCGGCAATGAATGTGTGGGATTCTGGGTGTAGGCAGTCAGTCCTCTTGGATTCACATAACCCGAGAGTCCCACTAGAGTTGAGGCCGGTCTGCCCCACCTTTTGAGATAATAGTGATTCTTCACTAGCGCCACTGACTGACTCAGCTCTCCGTTAACTTTATTTGTAGAAAATTAGATGCATGAAATTATAAACAAGCCTCCTTATAAGAATGAAACCATGATTTTCCATTCAGTTCTTTGTATAGTGCTTAAAAGGCCGAAACACACACTTAAATCCAGAATATTTAAGATACAGTATTGGGTACACCCAGCAGGACTTCTTTCGAGATTTCCTTTGGAGGGTTTGCACACAGAGAAAGAGCAGAATTAATGCCGAGTGCCTCTGTCTTCCCTCCAACAAGTCTCCATACCCAGTGAGGCCAGGTCTGCCCACTTTGTTCTCCCAGTTCCCTTGTAAGAGCTAAAAATGGTATTGATAAGTCTGACACTTGCTATATGCTGGGTGCTGTTCTGAGCGCTTTGTAATAGCGAACACATGTGTCTTTTGCAGTTGTGAAGACGACCTCTCCGAGGACAGAGATGAACTCCTGCACGGGATTTCTGAGCTGGACATCAGCAACTCAGACTGTTTCCCGTCCCAGCTGCTAGTGCACGGGGCTTTAGCCTTTCCCCTGGGGCTAGATTCCTACCATGGCTGTGTCATAGCGGCTGCCCGCTACGGCCGGGGCCGGGTGGTCGTGACTGGCCACAAGGTCCTTTTCACCGTTGGTAAACTGGGCCCCTTTCTGCTCAATGCTGTGCGCTGGCTGGACGCGGGCCGCAGAGGCAAGGTCGTGGTGCAGACAGAACTGAGGACTCTGAGTGGGCTGCTTGCAGTGGGGGGCATAGACAGCAGCATTGAGCCCAATCTGACCAGCGATGCCAGTGTCTATTGCTTTGAGCCCGTGAGTGATGTGGGAGTCAAGGAGCTGCAGGAGTTTGTAGCAGAGGGCGGGGGCCTATTTGTTGGAGCCCAAGCCTGGTGGTGGGCCTTCAAGAACCCAGGAGTGTCCCCTTTGGCTCGGTTCCCAGGAAACCTCCTCCTCAACCCCTTTGGCATTAGCATCACCAGCCAAAGCCTCAACCCTGGGCCCTTTCGTACTCCTAAGGCAGGGATAAGGACCTATCATTTCCGTTCCACTCTGGCCGAGTTCCAGGTTATAATGGGCAGGAAGAGAGGGAACGTGGAAAAGGGCTGGTTGGCAAAGCTGGGACCGGATGGTGCAGCTTTCCTGCAGATCCCCGCAGAAGAGATCCCTGCCTACATgtcggtgcatcggctcctaaggAAGCTGCTAAGTCGCTATCGGCTCCCAGTAGCGACCCGAGAGAACCCTGTCATCAACGACTGCTGCAGGGGTGCTATGCTCTCCCTGGCCACTGGGCTGGCCCACTCTGGAAGTGACCTCTCTCTGTTAGTCCCAGAAATTGAGGATGTGTACAGCAGCCCCTACCTGCGCCCCTCGGAATCTCCTATCACTGTTGAGGTCAACTGCAACAATCCAGGTAAGGAATGAGGGGTGGGAGCCTGGCGGGTGGGAACTGGAGGGCAATGGGTCGTGATGACTTGAGCAGCTCAGCTCCAGATCTGATCACCCCCAGGAGGCCATCTCCGTCCTCTGCCGTGCACTCTAAAGGAGATGGGGGTTGAGGTTTTAGGTGATGTTTGGAAGAGTAGAGCCAGGGCAGCATGGAGGCAGGAAGATGTACAGAGCTCGTGAAGGGACTCTGGAAGCTGGGTGGCGATGGAATCATGGAGGAAGGGTAACGTCTACTCTTCCTTTGCTTTTGGCAGGCACCAGGTATTGCTGGATGAGCACCGGGCTCTACATACCCGGGAGGCAAATTATAGAGGTCTCGCTGCCTGAAGCCGCTGCCTCTGCTGACCTGAAGGTAAGGCATGCCCCATCTCACCACCTAACGTGGAACCCAAATACGGAAGCCAGATGCTCTTGCTTTCATAGTGGGCATCTTACCTGACCTTCCTACAAAACCAGCTGGCACTACAGGGCATGTACTTGTACCCCCTTAGTTGCTTAGGATGAAGCAGCTAAGGTGCAGAACAGCTATAACTGATTGATTGAAATGTGTGGATTTGATACATTTCAGCGCCCAGGACTCAAACCTAACCAGCTTCTGGCTCAAGTTTTGTGCTTTTAACTTAGGTCATAGAGTGGGGAATAAGAAAGGTACCAGACGGCTGGTGCCCTAGCACACAGTCCAATAAATCTTAGCCCACGTTCCATCCCGTGTACATTTCACATCAAAGCATGAGGTCCTTCTGACTCCAGCTTCTTCCCTGTGACACCATAGGCTGTTCCTAGCGTGCACGGTCCGCGTCAGCTCTGTCACTTTCACGTGCACACACACGGTATTCACAACATTAAGCTGCTGTCCTGCTCCATCCCCCTCGCGGGTCATCGTGATGGTTAGCGTCCGTTTTGTGCCTGTATCTGTCCTGGAACTTGTTTAGCATAAACCCGGGAGAACAGTCCCAGGATGCCTCTGAGGACAGGGGTGACTCCACTGGCGCAGGAATAGGGGCCTGGGAGAACAGGTGGAACTGAATCCATCTTCCACGTCAACCGGTCACGTTTTCTCCCACTGGGCCTCTCAGGTCAAAAGGCAGGatcccctctgccccttcccaaaGCCAGAGTCACCACGGGGGAATAGGCAGCCGAGGATTCTGGTGTTACAGAGACAGCAAGGGACTCTGTGTGGGAGTCACCCACCTCAGAATTAGCATCTGGGCCACACCTGGTGCCCCTACATCAGCGTCTCAGCGTGACCCTTTGTGGAGCTGTTTGACCCGCCCTGAGAGTGAATTTACACGATCTGGTCCATACGACCTTGAGGGATGATACAATTTCATGGGTTTAGCGCACAGGGCTTATAAATGGTGGGATGCCTGGACTTGCCTAGGGTCATGGCCCCATGACCCTTCCTGTCCCCATGTCCTGGGCGCTCTCCCCTTTGGCTCGTGCATGCCCCAGCGTCACTACGTGGGGGATCTCTCTGCTCCAGGTACAGATTGGCTGCCACACCGACGACCTGACCAGGGCCAGCAAGCTGTTCCGAGGCCCCCTTGTGATTAACCGCTGCTGCCTGGACAAGCCCACAAAGTCGATAACCTGCCTCTGGGGGGGCCTCCTGTACATCATTGTGCCTCAGGGCAGCAAGCTGGGCTCCGTGCCTGTCACGGTTAAGGGGGCTGTGCATGCTCCCTACTACAGGCTAGGTGAGTGGACGCCCTGGAGCGAACCCGAGGGACAGGGGGAGCTGGGGGTGAGGAGGTCATCTGGGGCTGCCTGGTATGGGAAGAGGGAGATTCGGATCcgtggagggaagggagggaagctTCCTTATCGTCAGCTTTGAGGCTGAGGGGATAAAGACCAAACCGTATCACATCCATGGGACCTTTGTAGGAGAAGGATAGGGCAGGTATGTGGTCGTTCATGGCATTGGTGTTCTCCTGCTGGGGTTCAAGTTGAACGTGGTAATGTCAGGGGTTTGGGAGAACAAGTTTCAAGCGCTGTGGCCTGTCTTCCAGGGGAGACATCCCAGGAGGAATGGAAGAGGCGTATCCAGGAGAATCCAGGTCCCTGGGGAGAGCTGGCTACAGACAACATCATCTTGACGGTGCCAACCGCAAACCTTCGCACTCTGGAGAACCCTGAGCCGCTGCTACGCCTCTGGGACGAGGTGATGCAGGCCGTGGCCCGGCTAGGTGCTGAGCCTTTCCCCCTTCGTCTGCCTCAGAGGATCGTTGCCGACGTGCAGATCTCAGTCGGTGGGTACCTGGGGCGAACCTCTGCATGCTGCCCCCCCCCAGGGCCTTCCTTCTTGCAACAGCCATGCAGTGGGCAGCCAGCAGGGTAGAAATGTTCTTATGGCAAGGCATATAAAATGTAATCCTTGCTGTttaaatggaaagggaaaaaatgcgtcaaaaaaaaaaaaaaaaagactcgcTGTGTCCCCCAACAAAACATTGGAAACTACCTAAGTGCCCAACAGTTATGGAATGGTTCAGTAATGTATTGTGTATACCTTCAGTGGACATTAAGGAAGACATTTAAAGTGATATTTTGATGGCATAAGGAAATATGATGAGGTTATGTGACACATAAAAAGCAGGCCGTAGAACTATATGTACACTGTATGTTAAAATATGTAACAGTTTTAGTCAAGAGATGTTATCAAACAGTGGGAATGGTGCAGAAAATACATGCTGGGTTTTCACAGACTTCCATCAGGGGACTTCAAGGAGTGGATAAAACCGACCGAGGGCCTCTTCCTAGGTCACAGGTGTTGGGAGAAAGCACTGAATAAAGAGATCTTTGCCAGCAGGTCAAGAGGCCTGAAAAGTGAAGGGCGTATAGAAATTAAAGAACCGAGGAAATCTCTCTGGACCTTAGTTTTCTTGGCTTATGTAGATGATCACTATAAGGTAGTCTCGACGTGGGCAATTCCATGTCTAAAGAATGAGAACCACAAGTTCTTAACTTTGAGAAAAGAGTATAATGATGGGTTCACAGGACAGAGCactcccagagaaacagaaaaattgaaTAGTGACACGAACGGTGATCTGTAACCTGCCTCGGCTCCCATAGCCAGTCAGAGCAGCGATGAAAGCATTATTACAGAACGAGAGGGTAAGGAGGAAGGCCCAGGAGGCTCTGGGCTTTGCCTTTCTGAGCATTACAGGGTTCTGGAAGTCATGGGATCAGCGGGGACTGGGTGTTTGGGGAGATACAATAGAGAGAATAATTTTGTTAGATGGGTGGGGAGCGCTCTAACCTTCTTTTCcccctcctgcatctcccagGCTGGATGCACGCAGGCTACCCCATCATGTGTCACCTGGAGTCGGTGCAGGAGCTCATCAGTGAGAAACTCATCAGAACCAAGGGGCTGTGGGGCCCTGTGCACGAGCTGGGCCGCAACCAGCAGCGGCAGGAGTGGGAGTTCCCCCCGCACACCACCGAGGCCACCTGCAACCTGTGGTGTGTCTATGTGCACGAGACGGTCCTGGGCATCCCTCGAGGACGAGCCAATATCGCTCTGTGGCCCCCAGTTCGGGAGAAGAGAGTCAGAATCTACCTGGGCAAGGGTCCCAATGTGAAAAACTGGAACGCGTGGACGGCCCTGGAAACGTACTTACAGGTGCTGGGCCAGCGTGGGCGGTGGTGGGAGCCCCGCAGTGGGGACCCTGAGCAGACGGTAGCGTGGTGCCCGGGGGAACTCCCGCTGACCCGCCTCCCGCACCAGGTTGGGGAGGTCCTGACAGCGCCCAGGTGTGAAGGTGCTAGTTGAGGATGCTTCTCAGGGCATCACTTTGCATGGCCCTAAGGTGGACTTAATTGCCTCAGCCCCACCCTTCACCCCAGGACTCTGAAGAGATTTTTGAGAGTAGACAGAAAGCACTGAGAAAGGTTAAAAATTGGTAGAGGCAAATGTGATGCTACATATATAGTTGCTGTCACTGGCTTTAAACCTAGACATACCTGAGACTGAAGCCAAACTGCGCTGTTTAAATAGCTCCCTAAAGCTGAACACACCCTGATTTgtgcgcgcacgcgcacacacacacacacaaatatgtggGAAAGGAGCTGTTTTTTCCCTAGGTGAGTAAACTGTCTTCTTATTATGACTtggctgtgcctcagtttccaccttaTAAGCAAGCCAGGTTTCCTCACTGAACTGGACGTGGGGGTGGCCTTTGCCTTTCAGTTATCACACAACACCCCAGTGGATCAGTTCCCAGCTCACTGTGGAGAGTTTCATCACCTTGGATTCTGGAACTCAGTCTCAGGCCAGCCACACTCCATTCTGGCCCTTCCACCTGCTGGAGTTCTCACTGCAGATCCCCTCCGCCACAAGAATGACGATGACACTGCTAGAAAACTGCTTTAACCTTGTCATCGGGACAGAagttcctcctctgtgaaatcaAGTTGAGGTTGGaactgcttccctggtggcgcagtggttaagaatccacgtgccactgcaggggacacgggttcgagccctggtccgggaagatcccacatgccacagagcaactaagcccgtgcaccgcaactacggagcccgcgctccacaacaagagaagccaccacaatgagaagccctcacaccacagcaaagagtagcccccgcttgccgcaactggagaaagcctgcgcacagcaacagagacccagcacggccaaaaataaacaaattaacatGGGCTGTTTCCAACAGCCTCGGGATGGCTGCCTTTTCCCAAAATTATGCCTTACTCTTAATTCTAGCTACCTAGACTATACATTGTCTTCTGCTTCTACTGGACTCACCTTTTTTCCCAAAGGCCGTTTTTGGTCGCCTTGCAAATTGACATAGACCTACAGTTAGTGTGGATTATGTCAGGATACGGCTGGGAGTTCCCTAATTGTTGGGGTTTAACTTTGCAACTATGAAAAACAGTGGATTTTTTCACTTCAACCAATTTTAAATCCTCGTGTAATATCCGATGACTACTTTCATGGTCTAGTGAGATAGGTGAATAATGATATTGGTAGTAAATCCTACAGTTTTCACCACAGCTGTCTTGAGTGTCTGCTTTGTGTTGAGCCCTGTGCCGGCTCAGAGGCCCTTCTCGTCGTCAGAACATGAGAGCAGCAGTGAGGCTGGCAGGTAAAACAGTAGAGGGTCAGTGATAGATACGAAACTGGTGTTTAAGGGGTGAAACGTGTTAACTCATTTAGAGTGTTtgttgggtctcttgtagatcaGATGTctcatcctcctccttccttctctttccagctCCAGGAGGCCTTTGGGTGGGAGCCGTTCATCCGTCTCTTCACTGAGTATAGGAACCAGACCAACTTGCCCACAGACAATGTCGACAAAATGAATCTGTGGGTGAAGATGTTCTCCCACCAAGTGCAGAAGAACCTGGCTCCGTTCTTTGAGGCCTGGGCCTGGCCGatccagaaggaagtggcaacCAGCCTGGCCTATCTGCCTGAGTGGAaggaaaatattatgaaattgTACCTCCTCACACAGATGTAAGGAGTGCCCAGCGAGGTGGCAGGTAGAGAGGTTTGGGGAGTTAGGCAGAGATGGGGATTCACTCCTCGACCTCTGTCTCTTAGGTTCTAGCCTTGCCCTCTCAAGCTCACTGCCCCTAGATCTTAGTCATATCTCTGGGGAGTGGGTTCAGAACATAGAAAAAAGTGGAATCATAATTCCTCAGGAGCAAAGCCTTCTGTTTATGA
Encoded proteins:
- the TCAF1 gene encoding TRPM8 channel-associated factor 1 isoform X2, which produces MATPSAAFEALMNGVTSWDVPEDAVPCELLLIGEASFPVMVNDMGQVLIAASSYGRGRLVVVSHEDYLVEAQLTPFLLNAVGWLCSSPGAPVGVHPSLAPLAKILESSGVEAKVEPEVKDSLGVYCIDAYNETMTEKLVKFMKRGGGLLIGGQAWDWANQGDDERVLFTFPGNLVTSVAGVYFTDNKGDTSFFKVSKKMPKIPVLVSCEDDLSEDRDELLHGISELDISNSDCFPSQLLVHGALAFPLGLDSYHGCVIAAARYGRGRVVVTGHKVLFTVGKLGPFLLNAVRWLDAGRRGKVVVQTELRTLSGLLAVGGIDSSIEPNLTSDASVYCFEPVSDVGVKELQEFVAEGGGLFVGAQAWWWAFKNPGVSPLARFPGNLLLNPFGISITSQSLNPGPFRTPKAGIRTYHFRSTLAEFQVIMGRKRGNVEKGWLAKLGPDGAAFLQIPAEEIPAYMSVHRLLRKLLSRYRLPVATRENPVINDCCRGAMLSLATGLAHSGSDLSLLVPEIEDVYSSPYLRPSESPITVEVNCNNPGTRYCWMSTGLYIPGRQIIEVSLPEAAASADLKVQIGCHTDDLTRASKLFRGPLVINRCCLDKPTKSITCLWGGLLYIIVPQGSKLGSVPVTVKGAVHAPYYRLGETSQEEWKRRIQENPGPWGELATDNIILTVPTANLRTLENPEPLLRLWDEVMQAVARLGAEPFPLRLPQRIVADVQISVGWMHAGYPIMCHLESVQELISEKLIRTKGLWGPVHELGRNQQRQEWEFPPHTTEATCNLWCVYVHETVLGIPRGRANIALWPPVREKRVRIYLGKGPNVKNWNAWTALETYLQLQEAFGWEPFIRLFTEYRNQTNLPTDNVDKMNLWVKMFSHQVQKNLAPFFEAWAWPIQKEVATSLAYLPEWKENIMKLYLLTQM
- the TCAF1 gene encoding TRPM8 channel-associated factor 1 isoform X1 — its product is MATPSAAFEALMNGVTSWDVPEDAVPCELLLIGEASFPVMVNDMGQVLIAASSYGRGRLVVVSHEDYLVEAQLTPFLLNAVGWLCSSPGAPVGVHPSLAPLAKILESSGVEAKVEPEVKDSLGVYCIDAYNETMTEKLVKFMKRGGGLLIGGQAWDWANQGDDERVLFTFPGNLVTSVAGVYFTDNKGDTSFFKVSKKMPKIPVLVSCEDDLSEDRDELLHGISELDISNSDCFPSQLLVHGALAFPLGLDSYHGCVIAAARYGRGRVVVTGHKVLFTVGKLGPFLLNAVRWLDAGRRGKVVVQTELRTLSGLLAVGGIDSSIEPNLTSDASVYCFEPVSDVGVKELQEFVAEGGGLFVGAQAWWWAFKNPGVSPLARFPGNLLLNPFGISITSQSLNPGPFRTPKAGIRTYHFRSTLAEFQVIMGRKRGNVEKGWLAKLGPDGAAFLQIPAEEIPAYMSVHRLLRKLLSRYRLPVATRENPVINDCCRGAMLSLATGLAHSGSDLSLLVPEIEDVYSSPYLRPSESPITVEVNCNNPGTRYCWMSTGLYIPGRQIIEVSLPEAAASADLKVQIGCHTDDLTRASKLFRGPLVINRCCLDKPTKSITCLWGGLLYIIVPQGSKLGSVPVTVKGAVHAPYYRLGETSQEEWKRRIQENPGPWGELATDNIILTVPTANLRTLENPEPLLRLWDEVMQAVARLGAEPFPLRLPQRIVADVQISVGWMHAGYPIMCHLESVQELISEKLIRTKGLWGPVHELGRNQQRQEWEFPPHTTEATCNLWCVYVHETVLGIPRGRANIALWPPVREKRVRIYLGKGPNVKNWNAWTALETYLQLQEAFGWEPFIRLFTEYRNQTNLPTDNVDKMNLWVKMFSHQVQKNLAPFFEAWAWPIQKEVATSLAYLPEWKENIMKLYLLTQMPH